A genome region from Nocardia sp. NBC_01730 includes the following:
- a CDS encoding PIN domain-containing protein yields MTDYLVDNSVWARLATGDPGITARLRRIERAPADLFVTCPPQVLEFCHSAWTPVEHANYREQISLGFPLEHAPDESLVLDIQAALWNEGLVRAAGSHDILIAGYAIVNDATVLAADHDFEHIARVSDLQCEYIAPSP; encoded by the coding sequence GTGACCGACTACCTGGTCGACAACTCGGTCTGGGCGAGGCTGGCCACTGGGGACCCGGGTATCACTGCGCGCCTGCGGCGTATCGAGCGAGCACCGGCCGACCTGTTCGTCACCTGCCCGCCGCAGGTGCTCGAGTTCTGCCACAGTGCCTGGACGCCCGTAGAGCACGCGAACTACCGAGAGCAGATCTCCCTCGGATTCCCGCTCGAGCACGCACCCGACGAATCGCTTGTGCTCGATATCCAGGCAGCACTCTGGAACGAGGGGCTCGTCAGGGCGGCTGGCTCGCACGACATCCTCATCGCCGGGTATGCCATCGTGAACGATGCGACCGTGCTTGCCGCGGACCACGACTTCGAGCACATCGCGAGGGTGTCCGACCTGCAGTGCGAATACATCGCGCCTTCGCCGTGA
- a CDS encoding TetR/AcrR family transcriptional regulator → MGTRDRILDAAAEIMRNRGVVQATTKEIAKAAGFSEAALYKHFSDKEDIILNVLRHRMPSPAGAPPRPGASTVEGNLAAMARDALSFYQQSLPLLGGLLAQPQRMAAHRDSMRRHGAGPGHAIAGIAEYLRAERELGRIASDVDVTAAASLLDGTCFHQAFLRYYQSGPDATPASDELARSLTRTLVRGLGSS, encoded by the coding sequence ATGGGAACACGCGATCGGATCCTCGACGCGGCGGCGGAGATCATGCGCAACCGTGGTGTGGTCCAAGCCACGACGAAGGAGATCGCCAAGGCCGCCGGGTTTTCCGAGGCGGCGCTGTACAAGCACTTCAGTGATAAGGAGGACATCATCCTCAACGTCCTCCGGCATCGGATGCCCAGTCCGGCGGGCGCCCCGCCCCGGCCAGGGGCGTCCACCGTGGAGGGAAATCTCGCGGCCATGGCCCGCGACGCGCTGAGCTTTTACCAGCAGTCGCTCCCGTTGCTCGGTGGCCTGCTCGCGCAGCCGCAACGTATGGCAGCCCACCGTGATTCGATGCGCCGCCACGGGGCGGGACCCGGTCACGCCATCGCGGGTATCGCCGAATACCTGCGTGCCGAGCGGGAACTCGGCCGCATCGCTTCCGACGTCGACGTAACCGCGGCGGCGTCCTTGCTCGACGGGACCTGCTTCCATCAAGCGTTTCTGCGGTACTACCAGTCCGGTCCGGACGCGACACCGGCATCGGATGAGCTCGCTCGCAGTTTGACGAGGACTCTGGTTCGTGGTCTCGGTTCGAGCTGA
- a CDS encoding helix-turn-helix domain-containing protein produces the protein MEPTTEVVTARPAPMLAAFIDRYVGYRMSGFAAAVHRGLPSRHMTFIVAVGPTIDVVVQTDPRQSPRNYRCVVSGLQASTALIAHDGHQEGVAVELTPLGCRTLFGMPAAALWDTSVEFADVDGPAGLELWERVQHAPTWPERFAACDRVLSARADQNRIVGPELTWAWRTMVRSGGGISVGPLAEEIGWSRQHLTRRFNQEFGVSPKLAARITRFERARRMLEHAPSFVTIAQVAAACGYYDQAHLDRDFAEFAGTSPTKWLAEEIPSVQDSDGFAG, from the coding sequence ATGGAGCCGACCACCGAGGTGGTGACGGCACGTCCGGCACCCATGCTCGCGGCGTTCATCGACCGCTACGTCGGCTATCGCATGTCCGGGTTCGCCGCGGCGGTGCATCGCGGGTTGCCCTCGCGGCACATGACTTTCATCGTCGCGGTCGGTCCCACCATCGATGTCGTCGTGCAGACCGATCCGCGTCAGTCCCCGCGGAACTACCGCTGCGTTGTGAGCGGTCTCCAAGCGAGCACTGCACTCATCGCGCACGACGGACATCAGGAAGGTGTGGCCGTTGAGCTGACACCGCTGGGCTGTCGCACCCTGTTCGGCATGCCCGCTGCGGCGTTGTGGGACACGTCGGTCGAATTCGCCGACGTGGACGGACCCGCTGGCCTGGAACTATGGGAGCGTGTGCAGCACGCGCCGACCTGGCCGGAACGCTTCGCTGCGTGCGATCGGGTGCTCTCGGCACGCGCCGACCAGAACCGCATCGTCGGCCCCGAGCTGACCTGGGCATGGCGCACCATGGTCCGTTCCGGCGGCGGCATCTCGGTCGGCCCGCTGGCCGAGGAGATCGGGTGGAGCAGGCAGCATCTCACCCGCCGGTTCAACCAGGAATTCGGCGTGAGCCCGAAACTGGCGGCCAGGATCACTCGGTTCGAGCGGGCGCGCCGGATGCTGGAACATGCTCCGTCGTTCGTCACGATCGCACAGGTTGCCGCCGCCTGCGGCTACTACGACCAGGCTCATCTCGATCGCGACTTCGCCGAATTTGCCGGGACCAGCCCGACGAAATGGCTGGCCGAGGAGATTCCATCCGTCCAAGACTCCGACGGGTTCGCGGGATGA
- the drt4 gene encoding antiviral reverse transcriptase Drt4: MVKLGNLLFNVPNAPQVRDGLLKHNYFPSIAKRRDELPPSIVSTDFTADVANELIQQCSTSKGIRKDYDAVSYEATRFNLVARRLSIPHPLPYARLVNTIADNWTNLRYVATNQKSQFRPAYHGDGRLIAMNYGRQWAHNKIGMKWARFGAEYRVSADVANFYPGFYTHSIPWAIAGHSIAKKNRSPSTWYNELDMRFRDCNRGETVGLHVGPGTSAIGSDIVLTAVDKILETKGYNYTRFVDDYKFYAVDRRDAENFILDLSEALSSFGLKLNGGKTKVEELPIPDRPGWMRALLPQIPQSTHFSRLEPYLEEAMELAKVTPDGSVLKFAVDAVLRTKDLESRADEILPCLFTIAFHTPGLLPEISHIIRESNTTGVQYTDELNSLLRRHARFRRSDGMSWVLHIMREESVPLKDSSIDSVMETGDCIPLVLLHKTGQTEAADAVTNHVNTKLATSPVSYDLDQDWLLYYELFLQGTISNPYSQIAENRAAQEAFECLKERSVSFVK, encoded by the coding sequence ATGGTGAAACTCGGCAACCTGTTGTTCAATGTACCTAATGCACCACAGGTTCGCGATGGCCTCCTGAAGCATAACTACTTTCCTTCGATCGCAAAACGCCGCGATGAATTACCGCCGTCGATTGTTTCTACCGATTTCACGGCCGATGTAGCAAATGAACTGATCCAGCAGTGTTCGACTTCAAAAGGCATCAGAAAAGATTACGATGCAGTCAGTTACGAAGCCACTAGATTCAATCTTGTAGCCAGGAGGCTTTCTATACCACACCCGCTACCATATGCACGGCTTGTCAATACTATCGCAGACAACTGGACAAACCTGCGATACGTGGCCACCAATCAGAAGAGCCAGTTTCGACCCGCCTACCACGGCGATGGTCGATTGATCGCTATGAACTACGGCAGACAGTGGGCTCACAATAAAATCGGAATGAAGTGGGCACGATTCGGAGCAGAATACCGCGTATCCGCAGACGTTGCGAATTTCTATCCCGGATTCTATACACATTCCATACCTTGGGCCATCGCAGGACATTCCATTGCCAAAAAGAACCGGTCACCCAGCACTTGGTACAATGAATTGGATATGCGGTTTCGCGACTGCAATCGAGGCGAGACTGTAGGGCTTCACGTAGGGCCTGGTACATCAGCCATAGGCTCCGACATCGTTCTTACGGCAGTCGACAAAATTTTAGAGACAAAGGGCTATAATTATACGCGATTTGTCGATGACTACAAATTCTATGCGGTGGACCGGCGCGATGCAGAGAACTTTATACTGGATCTATCCGAGGCACTATCATCCTTTGGCTTGAAGCTGAACGGCGGAAAAACTAAAGTAGAAGAACTTCCAATTCCTGATCGGCCAGGCTGGATGCGTGCACTGCTCCCTCAAATACCACAGTCTACACATTTTTCTCGACTGGAGCCATATCTAGAAGAAGCAATGGAACTGGCAAAAGTTACGCCAGACGGAAGCGTTTTGAAATTCGCAGTCGACGCTGTCCTGCGGACAAAGGACCTTGAGAGTAGAGCGGACGAAATTCTGCCTTGCCTATTTACTATCGCGTTTCATACTCCCGGATTGCTACCTGAGATAAGTCATATCATAAGGGAAAGCAACACAACTGGTGTCCAGTATACAGATGAATTGAACTCCCTACTGCGGCGCCACGCCCGCTTCCGACGTTCCGACGGAATGTCTTGGGTTCTTCACATCATGCGCGAGGAGAGCGTCCCCCTGAAAGATAGCTCGATAGATAGCGTAATGGAAACCGGCGACTGTATTCCCCTCGTCCTTCTACACAAGACTGGACAAACCGAAGCAGCTGACGCTGTGACGAACCACGTCAACACAAAGCTTGCGACCTCACCCGTCAGCTATGACCTAGATCAAGACTGGCTCTTGTATTACGAACTATTTCTACAGGGGACAATTTCAAATCCATATAGCCAAATTGCAGAAAATCGGGCAGCTCAAGAGGCATTTGAATGTCTGAAAGAACGCAGCGTGTCGTTTGTGAAATAG
- the ychF gene encoding redox-regulated ATPase YchF — translation MSLTLGIVGLPNVGKSTLFNALTKNDVLAANYPFATIEPNVGVVPLPDPRLNQLAEIFGSERIVPATVSFVDIAGIVKGASEGAGLGNKFLANIREADAICQVVRVFADDDVVHVDGRVDPSADIEVIETELILADLQTLEKAVVRLEKEAKVKKDRKPVADAAKAAQEILDSGTTLFAAADKVDTELLKELSLLTTKPFLYVFNADESVLTDEVKVAQLKASVAPADSVFLDAKVEAELLELDEESAIELLESIGQAEPGLHALARAGFHTLGLQTYLTAGPKESRAWTIHQGDTAPKAAGVIHTDFERGFIKAEVVAFDDLVAAGSMAAAKAAGKVRMEGKDYVMHDGDVVEFRFNV, via the coding sequence GTGAGTCTCACCCTCGGAATCGTCGGCCTGCCCAACGTCGGAAAGTCGACGCTGTTCAACGCGTTGACCAAGAACGACGTGCTCGCCGCGAACTACCCGTTCGCGACTATCGAGCCGAACGTCGGCGTGGTCCCGCTGCCTGATCCGCGGCTGAACCAGCTGGCCGAGATCTTCGGTTCCGAGCGCATCGTGCCCGCGACCGTGTCGTTCGTCGACATCGCCGGCATCGTGAAGGGCGCCTCGGAGGGTGCCGGCCTTGGCAACAAGTTCCTCGCCAACATTCGTGAGGCCGACGCCATCTGCCAGGTGGTGCGTGTGTTCGCCGACGATGACGTGGTGCACGTCGACGGCCGTGTGGACCCCTCCGCCGACATCGAGGTGATCGAGACCGAGCTCATTCTCGCCGATCTGCAGACCCTGGAGAAGGCGGTCGTGCGGCTGGAGAAGGAAGCCAAGGTCAAGAAGGACCGCAAGCCCGTCGCCGACGCCGCCAAGGCGGCGCAGGAGATCCTCGACAGCGGCACCACCTTGTTCGCCGCGGCCGACAAGGTGGATACCGAACTGTTGAAAGAACTTTCGCTGCTCACCACCAAGCCCTTCCTTTATGTCTTCAACGCCGACGAGTCGGTGCTTACCGACGAGGTGAAGGTTGCGCAGCTGAAAGCGTCTGTGGCTCCGGCTGATTCGGTGTTCCTCGATGCCAAGGTGGAAGCCGAGCTGCTCGAACTGGATGAGGAGTCGGCCATCGAACTGCTGGAATCCATCGGTCAAGCGGAGCCGGGCCTGCATGCCCTGGCCCGCGCGGGTTTCCACACCCTGGGCTTGCAGACCTACCTCACCGCGGGCCCGAAAGAGTCGCGCGCCTGGACCATTCACCAGGGCGACACCGCACCCAAGGCTGCCGGGGTCATCCACACCGACTTCGAACGGGGATTCATCAAGGCGGAGGTCGTGGCCTTCGACGACTTGGTTGCGGCGGGATCGATGGCCGCTGCCAAGGCAGCGGGCAAGGTCCGGATGGAGGGCAAGGACTACGTCATGCACGACGGCGACGTCGTCGAATTCCGCTTCAACGTGTAG
- a CDS encoding ABC transporter substrate-binding protein produces the protein MSRPTPVAPVRRRTLLGSALAAPLLAGAGCGSPDDALTFFFQARPEEARVRLKIIDEFRKRHPDIRIRAIMSGPDPLQQMLTYCAGGKCPDVMMAWELLYSGLAERGVLLDLNTLLDRDPAYAAALRADSYPALYNTFTYAGGQYALPEQWSGVFLYYNRELLADAGVTPPARWCDAWSFDEFLAAARALTGRESSGRTGWGFADAWVPYFSAACFGRNNGAEWFTPSVRPTRTNLGDPKFAEGFQFYADLAVRHRVAPKVADTQSVSAPDLFRRGRAAMVMGGHWLYSEFAGHDDLAIDVTVLPVGPHGGPGAITDVGSTGLSIAAGSPRIEQAWEFVKFATGPVGQAIIAASGLFVPVLKSAMGASGFAAAHREIRNLEVFTDGPANSRPLPVTPAWGKVSALLERGSNRVLRGAATAASLSGRFASDVDALLDMS, from the coding sequence GTGTCGCGTCCCACCCCCGTCGCGCCAGTCCGTCGTCGGACGCTGCTCGGGTCGGCGCTGGCCGCGCCGCTGCTCGCGGGCGCCGGGTGCGGATCTCCCGACGACGCGCTGACTTTCTTCTTCCAGGCAAGGCCGGAGGAGGCGCGGGTGCGGCTGAAGATCATCGACGAATTCCGGAAACGGCACCCGGACATCAGGATTCGCGCCATCATGTCCGGCCCGGACCCATTGCAGCAGATGCTCACCTACTGCGCGGGCGGCAAGTGCCCGGACGTGATGATGGCGTGGGAGCTGCTGTATTCCGGCTTGGCCGAGCGTGGCGTACTGCTGGATCTGAACACGCTGCTCGACCGCGATCCGGCCTACGCCGCCGCCCTGCGGGCCGACAGCTACCCGGCGCTGTACAACACCTTCACCTACGCGGGCGGGCAGTACGCCTTGCCCGAACAGTGGTCGGGGGTGTTCCTCTATTACAACCGCGAGCTGCTCGCCGACGCCGGGGTCACCCCGCCCGCCCGCTGGTGCGACGCCTGGTCGTTCGACGAATTCCTCGCCGCCGCACGCGCGTTGACCGGTCGCGAGTCCTCCGGGCGGACCGGGTGGGGCTTCGCCGACGCCTGGGTGCCGTACTTCTCGGCAGCCTGCTTCGGCAGGAACAACGGTGCCGAGTGGTTCACTCCGTCGGTGCGCCCGACCAGGACGAATCTCGGTGATCCGAAGTTCGCCGAAGGTTTCCAGTTCTACGCCGACCTTGCGGTGCGCCACCGCGTGGCACCGAAAGTTGCTGATACACAGTCTGTTTCGGCACCGGACCTGTTCCGGCGCGGCCGGGCGGCGATGGTCATGGGCGGGCACTGGCTGTACTCCGAGTTCGCCGGGCACGACGATCTCGCCATCGACGTCACGGTGCTGCCGGTCGGCCCGCACGGCGGCCCCGGCGCCATCACCGACGTCGGCAGTACGGGCCTGTCCATCGCGGCAGGCAGTCCGCGTATCGAACAGGCCTGGGAGTTCGTCAAATTCGCGACCGGGCCGGTGGGGCAGGCGATTATCGCCGCGTCCGGCCTGTTCGTGCCGGTGTTGAAATCCGCCATGGGCGCATCAGGGTTCGCCGCCGCACACCGGGAGATCCGCAACCTCGAGGTGTTCACCGATGGCCCGGCCAACTCCCGCCCACTGCCGGTGACCCCGGCGTGGGGCAAGGTCTCGGCGCTGCTGGAGCGCGGCTCGAACCGGGTCCTGCGCGGCGCCGCCACCGCCGCCTCCCTGAGCGGCCGATTCGCCTCCGACGTCGACGCACTCCTGGATATGTCATGA
- a CDS encoding NAD(P)-dependent oxidoreductase: MRLTIFGATGNTGTRLVRQALAAGHEVTAVVRGTHTMRDHSALRVITADVMNPADIVEALRGANAVLDTIGSRAKGPTSVCTDAALSITKAMETAGAQRLVLISNSAGVAGRGDDWFTRFVVKPLILHPLLRHGLADMAAAEQAVRDSALDWTIVRAPQLTDNPAKGSYRTAIERNVLFGIRITRDDLATCLLDLASDEPAIRKHVNVAN, encoded by the coding sequence ATGCGACTCACAATCTTCGGAGCGACCGGTAATACGGGTACCCGCCTCGTTCGGCAGGCACTGGCGGCCGGACACGAAGTCACGGCGGTGGTGCGCGGCACGCACACGATGCGGGACCATTCCGCGCTGCGCGTGATCACAGCCGACGTGATGAATCCGGCCGACATCGTCGAGGCGCTGCGCGGTGCGAATGCCGTGCTCGACACCATCGGATCGAGGGCGAAGGGACCCACTTCGGTCTGCACCGACGCCGCACTGTCCATCACGAAGGCGATGGAAACAGCGGGCGCCCAGCGACTCGTCCTGATCAGCAACAGCGCCGGAGTCGCAGGACGGGGCGATGACTGGTTCACCCGCTTCGTGGTGAAACCGCTGATCCTGCATCCGCTCCTGCGCCACGGCCTGGCGGATATGGCCGCTGCCGAACAGGCGGTCCGCGATTCGGCGCTCGACTGGACAATCGTCCGCGCGCCACAGCTCACCGACAATCCGGCCAAGGGCTCCTACCGCACCGCGATCGAGCGCAACGTGCTGTTCGGCATTCGCATCACCCGCGACGACCTGGCCACCTGCCTGCTCGACCTGGCCTCCGACGAACCGGCGATCCGCAAGCACGTCAACGTCGCGAACTGA
- a CDS encoding VOC family protein: MTTETSTRTAVWPTLAFRDARAMATFLVEAFGFQQTALYARADDPSIVEHGELRWPLGGGIMFGSAGKDDGPFSTRPTGHDSVYIVCEDPDALFTRATAAGAELVRDLRDEDYGSRGFTVRDPEGNLWSFGTYSGS, translated from the coding sequence ATGACTACCGAAACAAGCACCCGAACCGCCGTATGGCCAACCCTGGCCTTCCGTGACGCCCGTGCCATGGCCACCTTCCTTGTGGAGGCATTCGGCTTCCAGCAGACCGCGCTCTACGCCCGCGCGGATGACCCGTCGATCGTCGAACACGGTGAACTGCGCTGGCCGCTGGGTGGCGGCATCATGTTCGGCTCGGCGGGCAAGGACGACGGCCCGTTCAGCACCCGCCCGACCGGTCACGACTCCGTCTACATCGTCTGCGAGGACCCCGACGCCCTGTTCACCCGCGCCACCGCCGCGGGCGCCGAGCTGGTCCGCGACCTGCGCGACGAGGACTACGGCTCGCGCGGCTTCACCGTCCGTGACCCGGAGGGCAACCTCTGGAGCTTCGGCACCTACTCGGGTTCCTAG
- a CDS encoding type II toxin-antitoxin system VapB family antitoxin, producing the protein MAVTSVDLDPQLIERARALTGERSNRAVLDLALRRLIASKQKGAMIDGIAGLTDLDNELGAPVVSPGESQSS; encoded by the coding sequence ATGGCAGTCACCAGCGTCGACCTGGATCCGCAGCTCATCGAGCGTGCCCGAGCGCTCACGGGCGAGCGATCGAACCGAGCCGTCCTCGACCTCGCGTTGCGCCGGCTTATCGCCTCGAAGCAGAAGGGCGCGATGATCGACGGTATCGCGGGACTGACCGACCTCGACAACGAGCTAGGCGCGCCAGTGGTCTCTCCGGGCGAGTCCCAGTCCTCGTGA
- a CDS encoding dihydrofolate reductase family protein yields the protein MSRTRVHNLFVSSDGYAAGDHVTLEAPIGGAGALFGKFDGRVIHGIHGIDEPVTVDRAMFSMWGQGVGAEIMGRRKFGPQAGEWPDDGWTGWWGDAPPFRTPVFVLTHFPHEALEFGNGTSFHFVDASPQEALRLAQDAAAGLDVRIGGGPSTVREFLQADLIDFLHVSIIPIVLGAGVRIWDHLTGLEERFSVESISTSSGLTHQLWNRNRSE from the coding sequence ATGTCGCGTACGCGAGTCCACAACCTCTTCGTCTCCTCGGACGGGTATGCCGCCGGTGATCACGTGACGCTCGAAGCGCCGATCGGCGGAGCGGGGGCGCTCTTCGGCAAGTTCGACGGACGTGTCATCCACGGCATTCACGGAATCGACGAACCGGTGACCGTGGACCGCGCCATGTTCAGTATGTGGGGCCAGGGTGTCGGGGCGGAGATCATGGGTCGTCGCAAGTTCGGCCCGCAGGCGGGCGAATGGCCGGACGACGGCTGGACGGGATGGTGGGGAGATGCGCCGCCCTTCCGCACCCCGGTCTTTGTTCTGACCCATTTCCCGCACGAAGCACTCGAGTTCGGCAACGGCACCAGTTTCCACTTCGTGGATGCCTCGCCACAGGAGGCGCTTCGCTTGGCGCAAGATGCAGCCGCGGGGTTGGACGTCCGGATCGGCGGCGGGCCGTCCACCGTGCGTGAGTTCCTCCAGGCCGATCTCATTGATTTTCTGCACGTGTCGATCATTCCGATCGTGCTCGGTGCTGGTGTTCGGATCTGGGATCACCTCACTGGCTTGGAAGAGCGATTCAGTGTTGAGTCCATCAGCACATCCAGCGGTCTGACGCATCAGCTGTGGAACAGGAACCGCAGCGAGTGA
- a CDS encoding carbohydrate ABC transporter permease, which produces MARRRERAGWAFIAPNMGAVAAFLLFPLGFSLYLSFHSWDLFSPMRFVGVDNYHRLFGSDPLFLIALRNTAVFTVLTLVPTVAIGLGVAAVLNRKSRGIGIFRTIAFLPLVASTVAMAVVWRFIFTEDGLLNLALGWVGIDAVPWLIDPDWALVSLSLVTVWKSVPFATVILLAAMQGVPETLYEAAQIDGAGTLRRFTSITLPLIRGPLSFVFIITIINSVQAFDQAYALTGGNGGPETGTYLLGIMLFQNAFGFYEVGYSSALAWVIFAILFLLTLLQLRMARRAEVEQ; this is translated from the coding sequence TTGGCCAGGCGGCGCGAACGGGCTGGTTGGGCATTCATCGCGCCCAATATGGGGGCCGTCGCCGCCTTCTTGTTGTTTCCGTTGGGGTTCTCGCTCTATCTGAGTTTTCATTCGTGGGACTTGTTCAGCCCCATGCGGTTTGTCGGTGTGGACAACTATCACCGGTTGTTCGGTTCGGACCCGCTGTTTCTCATCGCGTTGCGCAACACAGCCGTTTTCACCGTGCTGACATTGGTGCCCACGGTGGCGATCGGGCTCGGGGTCGCCGCGGTTCTGAATCGAAAATCGCGCGGTATCGGGATATTTCGGACGATCGCGTTCCTGCCGTTGGTCGCCTCCACGGTCGCGATGGCGGTGGTGTGGCGGTTCATCTTCACCGAGGACGGGCTGCTGAACCTCGCGCTCGGCTGGGTCGGGATCGACGCGGTGCCGTGGCTGATCGATCCGGACTGGGCGCTGGTCTCGCTCAGCCTCGTCACCGTGTGGAAGAGCGTGCCGTTCGCGACGGTCATCCTGCTCGCCGCCATGCAGGGCGTGCCCGAGACGCTCTACGAGGCGGCGCAGATCGACGGCGCCGGAACGCTGCGGCGGTTCACCTCGATCACCCTGCCGCTGATCCGGGGGCCGCTGTCGTTCGTCTTCATCATCACGATCATCAACTCGGTGCAGGCATTCGACCAGGCCTATGCGCTGACCGGCGGCAACGGCGGGCCGGAGACGGGCACCTACCTGCTCGGGATCATGCTGTTCCAGAACGCCTTCGGCTTCTACGAGGTCGGCTACTCGTCCGCGCTGGCCTGGGTGATCTTCGCGATCCTGTTCCTGCTGACGCTGCTTCAGCTGCGGATGGCCCGGCGGGCGGAGGTCGAACAGTGA
- a CDS encoding carbohydrate ABC transporter permease, with the protein MVRGAAVYAALVGVAWCALAPILWAVSGSLKQDGEIADAALLPEHPRWSNYGKVFDLLPLGRMLLNTTVYALCVTAGQVFFCSLAGYAFARLHFRGRDVLFLAYLATLMVPLTVTVIPQFLLMRAFGWVDTPWAMIVPGLFGSAFGTYLMRQFFRTLPTELEEAAILDGCSTWQVYWRVLLPHTRPALMVLAVLTWITVWNDFLWPLVMIQRNEIATATLGLVRLQGQYHTQWPILMAAAVVILLPLLVIYAIAQRAFIRGIAMSGLGGR; encoded by the coding sequence ATGGTGCGCGGCGCCGCGGTGTACGCCGCGCTCGTCGGCGTCGCGTGGTGTGCGCTCGCACCGATTCTGTGGGCGGTGTCCGGGTCGCTGAAGCAAGACGGCGAGATCGCCGACGCCGCGCTGCTTCCGGAGCATCCGCGGTGGTCGAACTACGGCAAGGTTTTCGACCTGCTGCCGCTGGGCCGGATGCTGCTCAACACCACGGTCTACGCGTTGTGTGTCACAGCGGGACAGGTCTTCTTCTGCTCGCTGGCCGGGTACGCGTTCGCGCGCTTGCATTTTCGCGGACGTGACGTGTTGTTCCTCGCTTACCTCGCCACGCTGATGGTGCCACTGACCGTGACGGTGATTCCGCAGTTCCTGCTGATGCGCGCATTCGGCTGGGTGGACACGCCGTGGGCGATGATCGTGCCCGGCCTGTTCGGCAGCGCCTTCGGCACCTACCTGATGCGCCAGTTCTTCCGCACGCTGCCGACGGAACTGGAGGAGGCGGCCATCCTCGACGGCTGCTCCACCTGGCAGGTCTACTGGCGGGTCCTGCTACCGCACACCCGTCCCGCCCTCATGGTGCTCGCCGTGCTCACCTGGATCACCGTGTGGAACGACTTCCTCTGGCCGCTGGTCATGATCCAGCGCAACGAGATCGCCACCGCCACACTGGGTCTGGTCCGGCTGCAAGGCCAGTACCACACCCAGTGGCCCATTCTCATGGCCGCCGCGGTCGTCATCCTGCTTCCGCTGCTGGTGATCTATGCGATCGCCCAGCGCGCGTTCATCCGCGGCATCGCCATGTCGGGACTCGGCGGTCGCTAG
- a CDS encoding winged helix-turn-helix transcriptional regulator, with the protein MAREQPRSGCAINAAVEVLGDAWSLIVLRDIVFGGRRHFRELLTRNDEGIASNILANRLRNLVEDGLLSRDDATRGQRAAYSLTEAGIQTVPVMVALGTWGMHHRATSHALSVRARILAESPDLVDDLIDDLREIHLGIPRPAPERPLASERLQHAFEAATERAGAWSSGSDAPEPATSNADV; encoded by the coding sequence ATGGCGAGAGAACAGCCCCGATCAGGGTGCGCGATCAATGCGGCGGTCGAGGTGCTGGGCGACGCCTGGAGCCTCATCGTGCTTCGCGACATCGTTTTCGGCGGTCGCCGACACTTCCGCGAGCTCCTGACGCGCAACGACGAAGGCATCGCGTCGAACATCCTCGCCAACCGCCTCCGAAATCTGGTCGAGGATGGCCTGCTGTCTCGTGACGATGCGACGCGGGGGCAGCGGGCGGCGTATTCACTCACCGAGGCAGGGATTCAGACGGTTCCGGTGATGGTGGCCCTCGGGACCTGGGGCATGCATCATCGAGCCACGTCACACGCATTGAGCGTGCGCGCTCGCATCCTGGCCGAGTCCCCCGACCTCGTCGACGACCTCATCGACGACCTCCGCGAGATTCACCTCGGCATTCCGCGACCCGCCCCCGAACGCCCCCTTGCGTCCGAACGACTGCAGCACGCGTTCGAGGCCGCCACAGAGAGAGCGGGGGCATGGTCCAGTGGCAGCGACGCGCCCGAACCAGCAACCTCGAACGCCGACGTCTGA
- a CDS encoding zinc-binding dehydrogenase: MAALAPGGRLVAYSSGGGTIQAYDLLVGAKSVIGFQMARIAQGRPAVYEQWRQELWQYFASGQLRPVVHAEFALEDAAEAHAVIEGRGNLGKVVLIPG; this comes from the coding sequence ATCGCGGCCCTGGCTCCCGGTGGACGTCTCGTCGCCTACAGCTCCGGCGGTGGAACCATCCAGGCATACGACCTGCTTGTCGGCGCCAAATCGGTGATCGGCTTCCAGATGGCCCGCATCGCGCAGGGACGGCCCGCCGTGTACGAGCAGTGGCGTCAGGAGCTGTGGCAGTACTTCGCGTCGGGCCAGTTGCGCCCTGTCGTGCACGCGGAGTTCGCGTTGGAAGACGCGGCGGAGGCACACGCTGTTATCGAGGGCCGGGGCAACCTCGGCAAAGTCGTTCTGATCCCTGGATAG